The nucleotide window TATTAATTGGATCACACctagtttaaaaattactaatgTTGTGATTCTGCAGCTGAGGCGGcagtggagggggaggaggaaggcgGCGGCTTGGCCAGAGTCTGGCTCCCGCGCCATTTCGTACCTGGAGAGAGCCAGCAAGGGACCTGAGGTGTGGCACGCGGCCGGTAGAGGCCTGCTGAAAATGACTGAGTATAAACTTGTGGTAGTGGGACCTGATGGCGTAGGCAAGACTGCCTTGACGATACAGCTAATTCAGTATCACTTTGTGGATGTATATGATCCTACGATAGAGGACTCCTACAGGAAACAAGTAGTAATTGATGGAGAAACCTGTCTCTTGGACATTCTCGACACAGCAGGTCAAGAGGAGTACAGTGCAATGAGGGACCAGTACATGAGGACTGGGGAgggctttctttgtgtatttgCCACGAATAATACTAAATCATTTGAAGCTATTCACCATTATAGAGAACAAATTAAAAGAGTAAAAGACTCTGAAGATGTGCCTATGGTCCTAGTAGGGAATAAATGTGATTTGCCTTCTAGAGCAGTAGACACAAATCAGGTTCAGGACTTAGCAGGTAGTTATGGGATTCCATTTATTGAAACCTCAGCAAAGACAAGACAGAGAGTGGAGGATGCTTTTTATACATTGGTGAGAGAGATCCGACAGTACAGattgaaaaaaatcagcaaagaagaaaagactCCTGGCCGtgtgaagattaaaaaaatgCATTGTAATGTAATCTGAGTGTTGATGATGCCTTCTATACATTAGTCCAAGAAATTCGAAATCATAAAGAAAAGATGAGCAAAGatggtaaaaagaagaaaaagaagtcaaagacaaagtgtataattatgtaaatacaatTTGTACTCTTTTCTTAAGACATACTCAAGTAAAAGTGGTAATTTTTGTACATTACACTAAATTATTAGCATTTGTTTTAGCATTACCTGatcctattttttttctgttcttgcaaACTTTCAGCTTTTAtcttaaatgcttattttaaaatgacagtggAAACCTCTTTTCTCTAAGTGCCAGTATTCCCTGGCTTTTGGACTTCAACTAGCAATGCCTGTGGAAGAGACTTAAGACCTGAGACTGTCTTCCCAGAGTTTGGTGCATGCAGTTGATTCCACACTAATGCTAATTCTCTTACCAGCTGTGAGCATTGTGTGACCCGGAGTAGTGAAGCTTTTGATCCATCTCTGCTCTGTTTCACCTAGTCATTGAGTGATTTAATTAGTAATTACAGCTGCACTGAGACCTAAGACTTTGGAATCACAGATTTATGGGCTTCCCTTGATTCACTTTTAGCATGTCCTAGAGTTTATCATCCTTCATAAGTGTAGTTAGACTGTTgagtgttgggacccagccccacagggtctctaagagttgtttttcagtataaccacaggtacctcctgttttcctaaccTTGCCCCACTAGGATCATGATgcgaaccctttgacctgggatttTGGAAGTTTGCATACAAGGCTGCCTCACAATAAAAGTGAGGAACAGTCTCTCAGTAAGAGAACCAggcatcttgtggttcatccaagtCTCCAGGATTTTGCGtgatacttggacttagtggtggccaagagcagccacaaattgAGGTCTCACTGAGAACAGGAAcaaaaggggaccctgagagatcaccctcagaatgcTGGCAAGCAAGTAAGGatttgtgagggtggattgcaaaaggtactggaaaataggtacctcaactcctaagagagtttgATTGgtatagagatcacagtcaattacacagagaaagtttaaagagacaaggtactggtaagatttcattttaagaatGGATTAaccaataatgctaagaaaattattaaagaaatctgggaaatctacctctgaggaatccctcctccatgaaATGCTCCAGTCAGACGAAactgatgtggtgtgcacaggctggctggagaaatcacctcctgagaaaaagttggggcactatgcttggaagaaacgctGGTTCATCCTGTGGAGAGGTAAGATGTGTGGTGAtccagatgttctagaatactataaaaATGAACACTGCAAGAAACCCCTGgggatcatcaacctaaacttctgtacgcagttggatgtagccctgaccttcaacaaacaagagctccaaaagaggttcATGTTTGATATCATTATCAATGAGCACACCATTTACCTGGTGGCTGAGAGAGAGGCTGACAGGAATAGGTGATTCCAGAGCATCTGTcagatctgcggcttcagtcaatctaaagagagcactgacaccctgagaaacctttctttagtcagtcataatctctgctcttctccagctgaattccaGTCAGCCCCTGCTCTGAGCAGGGTCTG belongs to Cricetulus griseus strain 17A/GY unplaced genomic scaffold, alternate assembly CriGri-PICRH-1.0 unplaced_scaffold_1, whole genome shotgun sequence and includes:
- the LOC113838653 gene encoding GTPase KRas-like isoform X1 yields the protein MTEYKLVVVGPDGVGKTALTIQLIQYHFVDVYDPTIEDSYRKQVVIDGETCLLDILDTAGQEEYSAMRDQYMRTGEGFLCVFATNNTKSFEAIHHYREQIKRVKDSEDVPMVLVGNKCDLPSRAVDTNQVQDLAGSYGIPFIETSAKTRQRVEDAFYTLVREIRQYRLKKISKEEKTPGRVKIKKMHCNVI
- the LOC113838653 gene encoding GTPase KRas-like isoform X2 translates to MTEYKLVVVGPDGVGKTALTIQLIQYHFVDVYDPTIEDSYRKQVVIDGETCLLDILDTAGQEEYSAMRDQYMRTGEGFLCVFATNNTKSFEAIHHYREQIKRVKDSEDVPMVLVGNKCDLPSRAVDTNQVQDLAGSYGIPFIETSAKTRQRVEDAFYTLVQEIRNHKEKMSKDGKKKKKKSKTKCIIM
- the LOC113838653 gene encoding ras-like protein isoform X3, whose product is MTEYKLVVVGPDGVGKTALTIQLIQYHFVDVYDPTIEDSYRKQVVIDGETCLLDILDTAGQEEYSAMRDQYMRTGEGFLCVFATNNTKSFEAIHHYREQIKRVKDSEDVPMVLVGNKCDLPSRAVDTNQVQDLAGSYGIPFIETSAKTRQRVEDAFYTLVREIRQYRLKKINGKKKKKKSKTKCIIM